Part of the Sulfobacillus acidophilus DSM 10332 genome, CCCACCGAATAAGAATCCTCCACGCGCTTGAATATTCAATGATGAGGGAGGCACCAACAATATTTTTTCACCGGGGAACACTCCTCGCGTAACTTGAACCGAATTAGTCCCAAAAAGTCCTACCTGGACCGGAATGAACACCACACCACTGGACGCGCCCGTTCGATGGACAAAGCCCCCACCTGCCGTGCCCGCGTGTAGTTTTTTAAATTTCTTCAATAACGCCGGATTAGGATGAAATGCCCCCAGTTTAAACGACGACGCCATTACATAAACCCCTTGCGTGGACCCTAACGTTTGTAAAGCGACAGGCGGCACCGTCAGCACATGGTTGACTTCGCCGGTATTGATGGTCACGTTGGTGGTCATTCCCGGCAACAAAAGACCTCCGGGGTTATTGACCGTGGTGAGTACGGTATATTCCGTTACGTTATCAACCGTTTGCGGATTCGGTTCCACTTCGAATACTTTCCCGGTGAACGTTTGATTTGGATAGGCGGAGGCGGTTAATGCAACCGATTCGCCGGCTTTAACTTGTCCGATATCGGCTTCGGCCACTTCCACCTGGGCTTCCAAATCATTTTTAATCGTGTTGTCCAGAACAAAGACCGGCGTGGCGGAGGATACCGTATCGCCCGGATTGTAATTTGACGCCACGATCACGCCATTAAAAGGCGCTTTCAAGATATCGTTGGAGGCTTCCGCCTGGGCACTGGCCAATTGGGCTTTGGCAGACTGAACTTGAGCTTCGGCCGCCGCTAATTGTGCCGGCGTCGGTGGCGCTTGTGCCTCATTCAGTGCGTCTTCTGCCTGGGTTACCGCATTTTGATCCAACTGCACCGTACTTTTCAATTGATCGAGTTGCGATTGATCCGAGGCTTGAGTGACCGATTTGGTGACGCTGACGCTGTTAACCGCCCCTTGGTAAGCCGCTTGTGCTTGCGCCAGGGACGCTTGCGCCTGTTGTAGCGCCACTTGAGCGGCCTGCACGGTTAAGGGGTTGGTTTGATTCAAATTGGCTTGTTGATCTTCCGCCTGGGTTAAAGCCGCCTGCGCATTTTGAATCGCCGCTTGATCGGCGGCGACCTGTTTTTGAGCCTCAAGCACCGCCGCTTGATCAGAGGCAACTTGGGTTTTAATGCTTTGCAACGTATTATAGGCGTTTTGTGCGGCCGATGCGGCAACCTGCGTGCTATTAACCAACGATTGATAAGGGTTGGTGCCATAACCCGACCACGAATTGTAATTTTCTAAGGCCTGTTGATACGCTTGCTCATCTTGAGGATATTGACTGGCCAACGTACCGTAGAGCGACTGATCTTGTTGCAAAGTGGTCTGGTCTTGTTGTAACGTTTGTTGGGCATTGGATAAGGTTTGCTGATCGGCCGCCAACTGCGCCTGATCCGCTTTCAGTGCCTGCTGGTCGGATGAGATGGTCGCCGGCAGCGAATTGACGGTGGAGGTCGACACCCCGGCTTCGGCTTGCTGCAGCTTGTTTTGGGCACTGGCAACATTAGCTTGGGCCGCTTGCAACGCCGCATTATCTTCCGCGACCTGATTTTGAGCGTTATCCAAAGTCTGTTGAGCACTGGCCGCCAAACTCTGCTGCGCGTCTTGATATTGTTGCTCCGCTCCGGCTAACTGAATCTGGGCATGCTGCACATTTGCTTGGTCTACGGCAATAGCTTGCGGCGTTGGCCCGGCTTGTAAGGAAGCCAAATTGGCTTCAGCCGAAGCTACGGCCGCTTCAGCGGATTGAATGGCAGCCTGTGCACTAGGATCGGAAAGTGTGGCCAATACTTGCCCGGCTTTAACCGCCTGGCCCACTTTCACGTTTACCGTGCTTAAAATTCCCCCACCAGCTGGAAAATTCAAATTTACTTGCTGGAGCGGCTCCACCGTTCCTGATGCGGAAATGGTCTGGACCACGGAACCGTAACCGACCGTATAAATATCACTAGCCGGAATCGCCACATTATGCTTGGTGGCTGCGCGATAAATAAGTCCCCCGCCGACCACAATCACGGCGGCGCCGCCATATAACACCCACCGATTCGCATGACCCAAAGCCAATAAATTGAGCCCTCGCCGTTGAGGAGTGGTTACCACGTTAGTCCCTTCCCGCCTTTCACGATGTGAAAACAACCGTCAATACTTTGTACGTTTCTTATTTAAGTATATAAAGCAAATGATGCTTGGCAATCCTTTTTTTACCTGGGTGCCGTGCGACTTAACACCCAAAGGCTTACCACAACATATAAAAGCTCCACGATGATGGACAGTAGGGCCGCATCGGCCGGCAAGGGCAGGCCGCCCAGTCGATGAGGAGCTAATCCCCCGCCGGCAAAACCATGAAAAGCCGCAGAATGGTGATGGAACCGAAACCCTCCCGCCGGCGGGGAAAACCCGGCTCGGAATTTTGGTACTGGTAACAATAGCCGACTAAACGCCGGAATAAAGTCCATCAATAAACGCACCACTGCCGCACCACCGGCCGGCAAGATGCCCAGTCCCCAAGCCCATCGCCGGTTCATGGCAATACCGATGGCAGTCCCCAAGGCACCTACAACATCCAACAAAAATAACCAGCCTAACAATGGATCAAATCGATGAACCCGGAAAAACAAAGCCAAATGAATATAGAGCACCAACGCCAACAACAAAATCCCACCGACTGTCCACCCCCGTCCAGTCGGCACTGCCGGAGACCGTTCAGCCTGTTGCACCGCCACGACGTTACCTCCTTCGAAATATTTTCCATCCCATTTCTTCGCTTAAGGTTTAGCAAGAAAATGTTTCGAAAATGTTACAAGGCCTTCAAAAAGATTGAAGCGCCCGCAAGAAAAGGCGCTTCAATCGATTGATTCGAGCTTTATAACACCGTCAACTTGAGAGGAGTGGACGATTTCCAAAGGCCACTGGGATCGGACACGATCACGATATAGGTACCCGGTGACACATCCACCGCATCGAGGGTAACGGTCTGGGCGATAGCATAAAAATCATTGGGACCAACCGCGATAGGAATAGTGACGGGACCCGTGTAAGGCACGCCACCCAAGAGAAATCCGGCGCCAACCCCATTCCCTTGGCTGTTAATGACGGTCACGGTATATCCGGCATTATCAACACTAGCGGGATCGACCACGCCACCGGTCGACGTTAACTGGGTTAGCGTCAGGGTGATAGGTTGACCAGGCGTCAACTGAGGAGAGGATGCCGTGACACCCATTTGCTCCGGCTGCCCCCCTAAGACCGCTTGAATGGTGGATGACGACATGGGAAGCCCATCGCCGGATACGGTAAGGGTCATCGGACCTAACGATCCCGCGATCGAGTAGACCGTTACCGGCGTTGGAGGCTGTCCGCCGTCCACAGTGATGGCATCGGGTCCTTGCGTCAAATCGTGAAACTGTCCTGTTCCCCCCATAATCCCCGCTGTTAAATGATAGATACCGGTCGGCATCGGATTGCCCACTTGGTCTAGAACCGTCACGTTAAACACCGCCGGGTTTCCGCTTTCGTTAGCAATGTATGGCGTGTCGGGGGCGCTAATACCCACCGTAGTCGCCTGAGGTTGGACTACCGTCCACGCGCCTTGACCCGACAAATTTTCCCACTGAACATGCCAATTAATCGACCCGGTATCCTTGCCGGACTGAACGGTCATTTCGGCTAACCCTTGATGAAAAACCAATGGTGCCTGTCCATCGGTCTCGGCTGTGGTTCCATTGCCAATCGTGCCGGGCGGCGCCAACCAATTCAACGTCGCTACACCGTTTGCAGTCGGCACCACATCGCCGGCACGATCTTCAATCGCCCACTGAAACGTTTGCCGATCGATTCCATCTGCGACCAACGGTTGGGCTGGTTCTTCCACCAGCTGGCTCGGCGTTCCGTACGCATTGACTACCGCCGTTCGACC contains:
- a CDS encoding hypothetical protein (KEGG: bcv:Bcav_2782 Ig domain protein group 1 domain protein~SPTR: Outer membrane adhesin like proteiin), which translates into the protein MIQGHFLWGAVALAAGVFPHTSLQHTPTVSHGTPTVVVSSLAAMPGEKETLSLSGFPAVKTVTYWIQYPNNRWLALPGSGPLQDASWTVPGTGSYVVDAAVRFGGDKSIITTPTAVVFSHSTLAWASVPTALALGQNMTVATSAVAVANPVYQLWFETPSGVWQSAGGFGESPQWTLPLAQEGQYHLIVYAKPLNADDNAASLLGGRTAVVNAYGTPSQLVEEPAQPLVADGIDRQTFQWAIEDRAGDVVPTANGVATLNWLAPPGTIGNGTTAETDGQAPLVFHQGLAEMTVQSGKDTGSINWHVQWENLSGQGAWTVVQPQATTVGISAPDTPYIANESGNPAVFNVTVLDQVGNPMPTGIYHLTAGIMGGTGQFHDLTQGPDAITVDGGQPPTPVTVYSIAGSLGPMTLTVSGDGLPMSSSTIQAVLGGQPEQMGVTASSPQLTPGQPITLTLTQLTSTGGVVDPASVDNAGYTVTVINSQGNGVGAGFLLGGVPYTGPVTIPIAVGPNDFYAIAQTVTLDAVDVSPGTYIVIVSDPSGLWKSSTPLKLTVL
- a CDS encoding efflux transporter, RND family, MFP subunit (PFAM: HlyD family secretion protein~TIGRFAM: RND family efflux transporter, MFP subunit~COGs: COG1566 Multidrug resistance efflux pump~InterPro IPR006143~KEGG: hmo:HM1_3095 secretion protein HlyD, putative~PFAM: Secretion protein HlyD~SPTR: Secretion protein hlyd, putative;~TIGRFAM: Secretion protein HlyD), with the translated sequence MVTTPQRRGLNLLALGHANRWVLYGGAAVIVVGGGLIYRAATKHNVAIPASDIYTVGYGSVVQTISASGTVEPLQQVNLNFPAGGGILSTVNVKVGQAVKAGQVLATLSDPSAQAAIQSAEAAVASAEANLASLQAGPTPQAIAVDQANVQHAQIQLAGAEQQYQDAQQSLAASAQQTLDNAQNQVAEDNAALQAAQANVASAQNKLQQAEAGVSTSTVNSLPATISSDQQALKADQAQLAADQQTLSNAQQTLQQDQTTLQQDQSLYGTLASQYPQDEQAYQQALENYNSWSGYGTNPYQSLVNSTQVAASAAQNAYNTLQSIKTQVASDQAAVLEAQKQVAADQAAIQNAQAALTQAEDQQANLNQTNPLTVQAAQVALQQAQASLAQAQAAYQGAVNSVSVTKSVTQASDQSQLDQLKSTVQLDQNAVTQAEDALNEAQAPPTPAQLAAAEAQVQSAKAQLASAQAEASNDILKAPFNGVIVASNYNPGDTVSSATPVFVLDNTIKNDLEAQVEVAEADIGQVKAGESVALTASAYPNQTFTGKVFEVEPNPQTVDNVTEYTVLTTVNNPGGLLLPGMTTNVTINTGEVNHVLTVPPVALQTLGSTQGVYVMASSFKLGAFHPNPALLKKFKKLHAGTAGGGFVHRTGASSGVVFIPVQVGLFGTNSVQVTRGVFPGEKILLVPPSSLNIQARGGFLFGGGRGGFGGGGGRFNSGGSGAGASIGGTGGQ